The following are encoded in a window of Panicum virgatum strain AP13 chromosome 5N, P.virgatum_v5, whole genome shotgun sequence genomic DNA:
- the LOC120673396 gene encoding NAD(P)H dehydrogenase (quinone) FQR1-like yields the protein MAVKVYVVYYSTYGHVGKLAEEIKKGASSVEGVEAKIWQVPETLPEEVLGKMGAPPKPDVPVITPQELAEADGILFGFPTRFGMMAAQMKAFFDATGGLWREQSLAGKPAGIFFSTGTQGGGQETTPLTAITQLTHHGMVFVPVGYTFGAKLFGMDQVQGGSPYGAGTFAADGSRWPSEVELQHAFHQGKYFAGIAKKLKGSA from the exons GTACTATTCCACGTACGGACATGTTGGTAAACTAGCTGAAGAGATCAAGAAAGGTGCCTCTTCTGTTGAAGGTGTTGAGGCTAAAATATGGCAG GTCCCTGAAACTCTCCCTGAGGAAGTGCTTGGAAAGATGGGCGCACCCCCTAAGCCTGATGTGCCAGTTATCACACCGCAAGAGCTTGCTGAGGCTGATGGAATCCTCTTCGGGTTCCCGACAAGGTTTGGCATGATGGCAGCACAAATGAAGGCGTTCTTCGACGCCACTGGTGGCCTGTGGAGGGAGCAGAGTCTTGCTGGCAAGCCCGCTGGCatcttcttcagcaccggaacCCAGGGAGGTGGCCAAGAGACTACACC GTTGACAGCGATTACCCAGCTGACTCACCACGGCATGGTGTTTGTGCCGGTGGGCTACACCTTCGGCGCCAAGCTGTTCGGCATGGACCAGGTTCAGGGTGGCAGCCCCTACGGCGCGGGCACGTTCGCCGCCGACGGCTCGAGGTGGCcgagcgaggtggagctgcAGCACGCCTTCCACCAAGGGAAGTACTTCGCGGGCATCGCGAAGAAGCTCAAAGGGTCTGCTTGA
- the LOC120675009 gene encoding aspartic proteinase Asp1-like: MALRLPQTPPPRIVSLGIKPMEVVFDSGSTYTYFTAQPYQAVVSVLKGGLSKSLKQVSDPELPLCWKGQKAFKSVFDVKKEFKPLSLSFPNAKNAIMDIPPENYLVVTKNGNVCLGILDGTAAKLSFNVIGVDASKDGTSA; encoded by the exons ATGGCGCTTCGCCTCCCCCAGACGCCGCCGCCTAGG ATTGTTTCACTAGGCATAAAGCCTATGGAGGTCGTATTTGACAGTGGTAGCACCTATACCTACTTTACTGCCCAGCCATACCAAGCTGTTGTCTCTGTG CTCAAGGGTGGTCTCAGCAAGTCACTTAAACAGGTGTCAGATCCTGAGCTGCCTCTGTGCTGGAAAGGGCAAAAGGCATTCAAATCTGTGTTTGACGTCAAGAAGGAATTCAAGCCATTGTCTCTGAGCTTTCCCAATGCCAAGAATGCTATCATGGACATCCCTCCTGAAAACTACCTAGTTGTCACT AAAAATGGAAATGTGTGCTTGGGCATCCTTGATGGAACGGCAGCTAAGCTGAGTTTCAACGTAATTGGAG TGGATGCCTCCAAGGATGGAACAAGTGCATGA